From a single Saccharomyces kudriavzevii IFO 1802 strain IFO1802 genome assembly, chromosome: 15 genomic region:
- the RPO31 gene encoding DNA-directed RNA polymerase III core subunit RPO31 (similar to Saccharomyces cerevisiae RPO31 (YOR116C); ancestral locus Anc_5.426) yields the protein MKEVVVSETPKRIKGLEFSALSAADIVAQSEVEVSTRDLFDLEKDRAPKANGALDPKMGVSSSTLECATCHGNLASCHGHFGHLKLALPVFHIGYFKATIQILQGICKNCSAVLLSETDKRHFLHELRRPGVDNLRRMGILKKILDQCKKQRRCLHCGALNGVVKKAAAGAGSAALKIIHDTFRWVGKKSAPEKDIWVGEWKEVLTHNPELERYVKRCMDDLNPLKTLNLFKQIKSADCELLGIDATIPSGRPETYIWRYLPAPPVCIRPSVMMQDSPASNEDDLTVKLTEIVWTSSLIKAGLDKGISINNMMEHWDYLQLTVAMYINSDSVNPAMLPGSSNGGGKVKPIRGFCQRLKGKQGRFRGNLSGKRVDFSGRTVISPDPNLSIDEVAVPDRVAKVLTYPEKVTRYNRLKLQELIVNGPNVHPGANYLLKRNEDARRNLRYGDRMKLAKNLQIGDVVERHLEDGDVVLFNRQPSLHRLSILSHYAKIRPWRTFRLNECVCTPYNADFDGDEMNLHVPQTEEARAEAINLMGVKNNLLTPKSGEPIIAATQDFITGSYLISHKDSFYDRATLTQLLSMMSDGIEQFDVPPPAIMKPYYLWTGKQVFSLLIKPNHNSPVVINLDAKNKVFVPPKSKSLPSEMSQNDGFVIIRGSQILSGVMDKSVLGDGKKHSVFYTILRDYGPQEAANAMNRMAKLCARFLGNRGFSIGINDVTPADDLKQKKEELVEIAYRKCDELITLFNKGELETQPGCNEEQTLEAKIGGFLSKVREEVGDVCINELDNWNAPLIMATCGSKGSTLNVSQMVAVVGQQIISGNRVPDGFQDRSLPHFPKNSKTPQSKGFVRNSFFSGLSPPEFLFHAISGREGLVDTAVKTAETGYMSRRLMKSLEDLSCQYDNTVRTSANGIVQFTYGGDGLDPLEMEGNAQPVNFNRSWDHAYNITFNNEDEGLLPYAIMKTANEILRPLEERLVRYDNRGSLVKEEDKDRAEYVDQYDAERDFYRSLREYINLKATALANLRKSRGMFEQLEPPEKELEGIDLDEAVPDNVRTSVSQLYRISEKSVRKFLEIALFKYRKARLEPGTAIGAIGAQSIGEPGTQMTLKTFHFAGVASMNVTLGVPRIKEIINASKSISTPIINAVLVNDNDERAARVVKGRVEKTLLSDVAYYVQDVYKDNLSFIQVRIDLSTIDKLQLELTIEDIAIAITRASKLKIQASDVNIIGKDQIAINVFPEGYKAKSISTSAKEPSENDVFYRMQQLRRALPDVVVKGLPDISRAVINIRDDAKRELLVEGYGLRDVMCTDGVIGSKTTTNHVLEVFSVLGIEAARYSIIREINYTMSNHGMSVDPRHIQLLGDVMTYKGEVLGITRFGLSKMRDSVLQLASFEKTTDHLFDAAFYMKKDAVEGVSECIILGQTMSIGTGSFKVVKGTNISEKDLVPKPCLFESLSNEAALKAN from the coding sequence ATGAAAGAAGTTGTCGTCAGCGAAACTCCGAAGAGAATCAAAGGGCTGGAGTTTAGCGCCCTAAGCGCTGCCGATATCGTCGCTCAATCGGAAGTGGAAGTCTCTACAAGAGACCTTTTCGATTTAGAGAAGGATCGTGCTCCCAAGGCAAATGGTGCTTTAGACCCTAAGATGGGTGTCTCATCCTCCACTCTCGAATGTGCAACCTGTCACGGCAACCTGGCATCATGCCATGGTCATTTTGGTCACTTAAAATTAGCTTTGCCTGTTTTTCATATTGGGTACTTTAAGGCTACTATTCAAATACTGCAAGGTATTTGTAAGAATTGTTCTGCAGTATTGTTATCAGAAACAGACAAAAGACATTTTTTGCATGAATTACGTCGTCCAGGCGTGGATAATTTAAGGCGTATGggtattttgaaaaagattcTAGACCAATGTAAGAAGCAGAGAAGATGTTTACACTGCGGTGCCCTTAACGGTGTCGTGAAAAAAGCTGCTGCTGGTGCTGGTTCAGCCGCATTAAAGATTATTCATGATACTTTCCGTTGGGTAGGTAAAAAATCTGCTCCAGAAAAAGATATCTGGGTTGGTGAATGGAAGGAAGTCCTCACTCATAATCCAGAATTAGAGCGTTATGTGAAACGTTGCATGGATGATTTGAATCCattgaaaactttgaatcttttcaaGCAGATCAAGTCTGCAGATTGTGAACTGCTCGGTATAGATGCCACTATTCCCTCTGGTAGACCAGAGACCTACATTTGGAGATATTTGCCCGCACCTCCAGTTTGTATCAGACCTTCCGTTATGATGCAAGACTCTCCAGCATCTAACGAAGACGATTTGACAGTAAAGCTAACAGAGATCGTTTGGACTTCGTCTTTGATTAAAGCCGGCCTTGACAAGGGTATTTCCATTAACAACATGATGGAACATTGGGATTATTTACAGTTAACTGTCGCAATGTACATCAATTCAGACTCAGTCAATCCTGCTATGCTACCGGGTTCATCCAATGGTGGTGGAAAAGTGAAGCCAATTAGAGGCTTCTGTCAAAGGTTAAAAGGTAAGCAAGGTAGATTCAGAGGTAATTTGTCTGGTAAGCGTGTCGATTTTTCCGGCAGAACTGTTATCTCCCCAGATCCAAACTTATCCATTGACGAGGTTGCTGTCCCAGATCGTGTAGCAAAGGTCTTGACATACCCGGAAAAGGTCACCAGGTATAATAGGCTGAAATTGCAAGAGTTAATTGTAAATGGGCCAAACGTTCATCCAGGTGCTAATTATTTACTGAAGAGAAATGAAGatgcaagaagaaatctgAGGTACGGTGATCGTATGAAGCTGGCCAAAAACTTACAAATTGGTGATGTTGTTGAAAGGCATTTAGAAGATGGTGATGTGGTTTTATTCAATCGTCAACCATCCCTACATAGGCTGTCGATCTTATCACATTATGCCAAGATTCGTCCATGGAGAACTTTTAGATTGAACGAGTGTGTCTGCACACCTTATAATGCGGATTTTGACGGTGACGAAATGAATTTACACGTTCCACAAACTGAAGAAGCTCGCGCAGAAGCCATTAATTTGATGGGTGTGAAAAACAATCTGTTAACTCCCAAATCAGGGGAACCCATCATTGCCGCTACCCAAGATTTTATCACCGGTTCATATTTAATATCACATAAAGACTCCTTTTATGATCGTGCCACGTTGACCCAATTATTGTCTATGATGTCAGATGGTATCGAACAATTTGACGTCCCGCCTCCGGCTATCATGAAACCTTATTATTTGTGGACTGGTAAACAagttttttcacttttaaTAAAACCAAATCATAATTCTCCAGTCGTAATTAACTTGGACgcaaaaaacaaagtgtTCGTACctccaaaatcaaaatctcTACCAAGTGAAATGTCCCAAAATGATGGGTTTGTAATCATCAGAGGTTCACAGATTTTAAGTGGGGTGATGGATAAATCAGTTTTGGGTGACGGTAAAAAGCATTCTGTATTTTATACAATATTGAGAGATTACGGTCCACAAGAGGCCGCAAATGCTATGAATAGAATGGCAAAGTTGTGTGCAAGGTTCTTAGGCAACAGAGGGTTTTCTATTGGTATTAATGACGTTACACCTGCTGATGATTTGaagcaaaagaaggaagaactTGTTGAAATTGCATATCGTAAGTGTGACGAATTAATCACGCTATTCAATAAAGGCGAATTAGAAACACAACCTGGTTGTAATGAAGAACAAACTTTGGAAGCCAAGATTGGTGGGTTTTTGTCTAAAGTCAGAGAAGAAGTCGGTGATGTTTGTATTAATGAGCTGGATAATTGGAATGCGCCATTAATTATGGCTACTTGTGGTTCTAAAGGTTCCACATTAAATGTTTCTCAAATGGTGGCTGTCGTCGGTCAACAAATTATTTCTGGTAATCGTGTCCCCGATGGTTTCCAGGATCGTTCCTTACCACATTTTCCtaagaattcaaaaactccGCAATCTAAAGGTTTTGTCAGaaactcttttttttcaggtttATCCCCTCCAGAATTTCTGTTCCATGCCATTTCCGGTCGTGAAGGTTTGGTCGACACAGCCGTCAAAACCGCAGAGACTGGTTACATGTCTCGTAGATTAATGAAGTCCTTGGAAGATCTGTCTTGTCAATACGACAATACAGTCAGAACTTCTGCCAATGGTATTGTCCAATTCACAtatggtggtgatggttTGGATCCATTAGAAATGGAAGGTAACGCACAACCAGTTAATTTCAATAGAAGTTGGGACCACGCATACAACATCACTTTCAATaacgaagatgaaggtTTGTTGCCATATGCTATCATGAAGACTGCGAACGAAATATTAAGACCATTAGAAGAGAGGCTGGTCAGATACGATAATAGAGGAAGCTTAGTTAAAGAGGAAGACAAGGACAGAGCCGAATATGTAGACCAGTATGATGCCGAAAGAGATTTTTATCGTTCATTAAGGGAATATATTAATTTGAAAGCCACTGCTTTGGCTAACTTGAGGAAATCCAGAGGAATGTTCGAACAGCTGGAACCtccagaaaaagaattagaagGTATTGATTTGGATGAGGCTGTTCCTGATAATGTCAGGACCTCTGTGAGCCAACTTTACAGAATTAGTGAAAAATCAGTGAGAAAGTTTTTGGAGATTGCTCTTTTTAAATACCGTAAGGCAAGACTTGAACCAGGAACTGCAATTGGTGCCATTGGTGCTCAATCTATTGGTGAACCAGGTACACAAATGACattgaaaacttttcattttgctGGTGTGGCTTCCATGAATGTTACGTTAGGTGTGCCACgtatcaaagaaattattaATGCCTCTAAATCTATTTCTACGCCTATTATTAATGCCGTGCTAgttaatgataatgatgaaagaGCTGCTAGGGTTGTTAAGGGTAGAGTGGAAAAGACACTGTTATCTGACGTAGCTTACTATGTCCAAGACGTTTACAAAGACAACTTATCATTTATCCAGGTGCGTATCGATTTAAGTACCATCGACAAACTACAATTGGAGTTGACCATAGAAGACATCGCCATTGCCATAACCAGGGCTTCTAAATTAAAAATACAGGCTTCCGATGTCAATATTATTGGTAAAGACCAAATCGCAATCAACGTATTCCCAGAAGGATACAAGGCAAAGTCTATATCCACATCGGCGAAAGAACCAAGTGAGAATGACGTTTTTTACAGGATGCAACAATTACGTCGTGCTCTACCTGATGTTGTCGTGAAGGGTTTGCCTGATATTTCTCGTGCGGTTATTAATATTCGTGATGACGCCAAGAGAGAATTGCTGGTTGAAGGTTATGGTCTGCGAGATGTTATGTGTACAGATGGTGTTATTGGTTCTAAAACTACAACTAATCATGTTTTGGAAGTTTTCTCCGTTTTGGGTATTGAAGCTGCAAGGTATAGTATCATTAGAGAAATTAACTATACTATGAGCAATCACGGTATGAGTGTCGATCCACGTCATATCCAACTATTAGGTGACGTGATGACATACAAAGGTGAAGTACTAGGTATTACAAGGTTTGGTTTGAGTAAAATGAGAGACTCTGTTTTACAGCTAGCTTCTTTCGAAAAGACAACAGACCATTTGTTCGATGCGGCCTTTTATATGAAGAAGGACGCCGTTGAAGGTGTTTCTGAATGTATCATTTTGGGCCAAACAATGTCAATCGGTACTGGTTCATTCAAAGTTGTAAAAGGCACTAATATATCTGAAAAGGACTTGGTACCAAAGCCTTGTCTATTCGAAAGTCTTTCAAACGAAGCGGCTTTAAAGGCCAACTAA
- the RPT5 gene encoding proteasome regulatory particle base subunit RPT5 (similar to Saccharomyces cerevisiae RPT5 (YOR117W); ancestral locus Anc_5.428), producing MATLEELDAQTLPGDDELDQEILNLSTQELQTRAKLLDNEIRIFRSELQRLSHENNVMLEKIKDNKEKIKNNRQLPYLVANVVEVMDMNEIEDKENSESATQGGNVNLDNTAVGKAAVVKTSSRQTVFLPMVGLVDPDKLKPNDLVGVNKDSYLILDTLPSEFDSRVKAMEVDEKPTETYSDVGGLDKQIEELVEAIVLPMKRADKFKDMGIRAPKGALMYGPPGTGKTLLARACAAQTNATFLKLAAPQLVQMYIGEGAKLVRDAFALAKEKAPTIIFIDELDAIGTKRFDSEKSGDREVQRTMLELLNQLDGFSSDDRVKVLAATNRVDVLDPALLRSGRLDRKIEFPLPSEDSRAQILQIHSRKMTTADDINWQELARSTDEFNGAQLKAVTVEAGMIALRNGQSSVKHEDFVEGISEVQARKSKSVSFYA from the coding sequence ATGGCCACTTTAGAAGAATTGGACGCTCAGACTTTACCGGGAGATGATGAATTAGATCAAGAGATCTTGAATCTTTCCACGCAGGAACTTCAAACTAGAGCTAAGCTCCTGGACAATGAGATTCGTATCTTTCGATCTGAACTGCAAAGATTGTCTCATGAAAATAACGTAATGCTCGAGAAGATTAAGgataataaggaaaaaattaagaataaCAGACAGTTGCCTTACTTGGTGGCTAACGTCGTCGAGGTCATGGACATGAATGAAATCGAAGATAAGGAAAATAGCGAATCTGCCACCCAAGGTGGCAACGTCAATTTAGACAACACCGCCGTTGGCAAGGCTGCCGTGGTCAAGACGTCTTCTAGACAGACCGTTTTCTTGCCCATGGTTGGGCTGGTGGACCCGGACAAACTTAAACCAAATGATTTGGTGGGCGTGAATAAGGACTCGTATTTGATTTTGGACACCTTACCTTCTGAGTTTGATTCTCGTGTAAAGGCTATGGAGGTGGACGAGAAACCTACGGAAACATACTCAGATGTGGGTGGGTTGGATAAACAGATAGAAGAACTAGTGGAGGCCATTGTGTTACCTATGAAGCGTGCAGATAAATTCAAAGACATGGGTATTAGAGCACCAAAAGGTGCCCTAATGTATGGGCCTCCGGGTACAGGTAAAACTTTATTAGCGCGTGCGTGTGCTGCTCAAACTAACGCTACCTTTTTAAAATTGGCAGCTCCTCAATTGGTCCAAATGTACATCGGCGAAGGTGCCAAGCTGGTCCGTGATGCATTCGCGTTAGCCAAGGAAAAGGCTCCAAccattattttcattgatgagCTGGATGCTATTGGTACTAAAAGATTTGATTCGGAAAAATCAGGTGATAGAGAAGTGCAAAGAACCATGTTGGAACTATTGAATCAATTGGACGGTTTTAGCTCTGATGATCGTGTTAAGGTCTTGGCAGCCACCAATAGAGTCGATGTCTTAGATCCTGCTCTGCTTAGATCAGGTAGACTAGATCGAAAAATCGAATTTCCACTGCCTTCAGAAGACTCAAGAGCCCAAATTTTACAAATTCATTCCAGGAAAATGACCACTGCTGACGACATTAACTGGCAAGAACTAGCCAGATCTACTGATGAGTTCAATGGTGCACAGTTAAAGGCGGTAACTGTGGAAGCCGGTATGATTGCCCTAAGAAACGGACAATCTTCTGTCAAGCATGAAGATTTTGTTGAAGGTATAAGCGAAGTTCaagcaagaaaatcaaaatcggTCTCCTTTTATGCATAA
- the RTC5 gene encoding Rtc5p (similar to Saccharomyces cerevisiae RTC5 (YOR118W); ancestral locus Anc_5.431): MGQSSSVSSRNEEGSSSSKKFTNNRDVLSYFNNKAQQQVTIPELVSFKGNLQIENLNTPISHKPLFNVLHFPPNHTIVVGIVTNMLRVLSNFPLINSSYEPITGFGLLKCILLLNRTRCEKFLKIKSYDQLKLLFISLSLQKTDKEELSEENEENINRERHVKQIITDFDDVDTEMLCLPADFMLQFLSWLLILSVKFPTTNSKTDNDKTYEQWDTFKISAMNLLRTMNPDVVSNVESHFITFEQFSTAIRTVMPNLFKPLENLMEHFFYLDNDLVSRDANLSSIQDSRIMTPALLAQLSTGLPKELFIQKLQSLYIGRKSGFSMRSLQAKVFKWMAPSILVVSGMRITNSDEYAAEKNPRYRHFLDEFPKLKDSDQKMDASHLSKKKTTFAVYIDDPWKVTNKDYFGDLNTRIIQISPRQDIYKVNQKGTIYFNTIGGGIGIGDKQPFIKAASKRYIPGNVSLTFDSTLEFAVFRHTGYGGLLDPGLLSMERKEENSFFELHFLIQDVEVWGCGGEKELEEQIKQMAWEEAESKRRQQINFRSLGEDRALLEMAGIIGQHQGGGSM, from the coding sequence ATGGGACAATCTTCCTCAGTTAGTTCCAGGAATGAAGAAGGTTCCTctagttcaaaaaaattcacaAATAACAGGGATGTTTTATCATACTTCAACAATAAAGCTCAGCAACAAGTCACTATACCAGAATTGGTTAGCTTTAAGGGGAACTTgcaaattgaaaatctgAATACTCCAATTTCCCACAAACCCTTATTTAATgtacttcattttccaccAAATCATACTATAGTCGTGGGAATAGTGACCAACATGCTAAGGGTGTTGAGCAATTTCCCTCTAATAAACTCATCTTATGAACCGATTACAGGATTCGGGCTATTAAAGTGTATTTTATTGCTAAACAGAACACgatgtgaaaaatttttaaaaatcaaatcataTGATCAATTAAAACTACTGTTTATCTCCTTATCACTTCAGAAAACTGATAAAGAGGAACTGTCcgaggaaaatgaagagaatATTAACAGGGAGAGACACGTAAAACAAATCATAACAGACTTTGATGATGTTGACACCGAAATGTTGTGTCTTCCCGCAGACTTTATGCTTCAGTTCCTCAGTTGGCTTTTAATTCTGAGTGTTAAATTCCCTACCACCAATTCCAAGACAGATAATGATAAAACCTATGAACAATGGGatactttcaaaatctcAGCCATGAACCTCCTTAGAACCATGAATCCAGATGTGGTAAGCAACGTAGAATCACATTTCATAACATTTGAACAGTTTTCGACTGCAATAAGAACTGTAATGCCCAACTTGTTTAAACCGTTGGAAAATTTAATGGaacactttttttatctgGATAACGATTTAGTTAGTCGCGATGCCAACTTATCAAGTATCCAGGACTCCAGAATAATGACCCCAGCGCTATTAGCACAATTATCTACAGGACTACCAAAGGAATTATTCATTCAGAAGTTACAAAGTCTATATATTGGTAGGAAAAGTGGTTTTTCAATGAGGTCGTTGCAGGCGAAGGTTTTCAAATGGATGGCTCCTTCAATCTTGGTCGTAAGTGGGATGAGGATTACAAATTCAGATGAATATGCCGCTGAGAAGAATCCAAGGTATCGGCATTTCCTTGACGAATTTCCTAAGCTGAAAGATTcagatcaaaaaatggatgCGTCTCACTtgagcaaaaagaaaactacGTTTGCTGTATACATAGACGATCCATGGAAAGTAACGAACAAAGACTACTTTGGCGACCTGAACACAAGAATCATACAAATATCGCCAAGGCAAGATATCTATAAAGTCAATCAAAAGGGTACAATATATTTCAATACAATTGGTGGTGGAATTGGAATTGGAGATAAGCAACCATTCATCAAAGCCGCATCTAAGAGATACATACCGGGAAATGTGTCATTAACCTTTGACAGTACTTTAGAATTTGCGGTGTTTAGGCACACGGGCTACGGAGGATTATTGGACCCTGGACTTTTATCAATGGAAAGAAAGGAGGAAAACTCCTTTTTTGAGctgcattttttgattcaagATGTCGAAGTTTGGGGTTGTGGCGGTGAAAAGGAACTAGAAGAGCAGATCAAACAAATGGCATGGGAAGAGGCGGAATCTAAGAGAAGACAACAGATTAATTTTAGAAGCTTAGGAGAAGACCGTGCCTTGTTGGAAATGGCAGGTATAATTGGCCAACACCAGGGTGGTGGTTCAATGTGA
- the RIO1 gene encoding protein kinase RIO1 (similar to Saccharomyces cerevisiae RIO1 (YOR119C); ancestral locus Anc_5.432), with amino-acid sequence MSLEDRFDRLTVSQRASDHINNQLLEKYSHKIKTDELSFSKAKTSKDKANRATVENVLDPRTMRFLKSMVNRGVIADLNGCLSTGKEANVYHAFAGTGKAPVIDEETGQYEVLETDGLRKEYAIKIYKTSILVFKDRERYVDGEFRFRNSRSQHNPRKMIKIWAEKEFRNLKRIHQSGVIPAPRPVEVKNNVLVMEFLSRGNGFASPKLRDYPYRDREEIFHYYHTMVAYMRLLYQVCRLVHADLSEYNTIIHNDKLYMIDVSQSVEPEHPMSLDFLRMDIKNVNLYFEKMGVSIFPERVIFQFVISESLEKFKGDYHNVIDLVGYIAKNLPIKSTEQDEAEDEIFRSLHLVRSLGGLEERDFDRYTDGKFDLLKSLIAHDNERNFAASEQFEFDNADHESSSDLEESSDEEGDNSSGGEEDEESDDREYYEDDEPKILKGKKYEDKDIKKLRKQEAKDAKREKRKTKVKKHIKKKLVKKTKSKK; translated from the coding sequence ATGTCGTTGGAAGATAGGTTTGACAGATTGACGGTGTCGCAGAGAGCTTCTGACCACATTAATAACCAGCTGTTAGAGAAGTATAGtcataaaataaaaaccGATGAACTATCGTTTAGTAAGGCTAAAACATCGAAGGATAAAGCCAATAGGGCCACTGTAGAAAACGTTCTGGACCCTAGAACTATGAGGTTTCTGAAATCAATGGTCAATAGAGGGGTTATTGCGGATCTGAACGGTTGCTTGAGCACCGGGAAGGAAGCTAACGTTTATCACGCTTTCGCAGGAACTGGTAAGGCGCCCGTGATAGATGAAGAAACAGGTCAATACGAAGTTTTAGAAACAGACGGGCTTCGTAAAGAATATGCCATTAAAATTTATAAGACGTCTATTTTGGTTTTTAAAGATCGTGAGAGATATGTTGATGGTGAATTTAGATTCAGAAATTCTAGGTCCCAACATAATCCAAGGAAGATGATCAAAATTTGGGCCGAGAAGGAATTTagaaatttgaagagaatCCATCAAAGTGGCGTAATCCCAGCACCTAGACCGGTAGAAGTTAAGAACAATGTCTTGGTTATGGAATTTTTAAGCAGAGGTAATGGATTTGCTTCACCTAAATTGAGAGATTATCCGTACAGAGATCGTGAAGAGATTTTTCACTATTATCACACTATGGTAGCATATATGAGGCTGTTATACCAAGTCTGTCGTCTGGTACATGCTGATTTGTCCGAATATAACACCATCATCCATAATGATAAACTTTACATGATAGATGTTTCTCAAAGTGTTGAACCTGAGCATCCAATGAGTTTAGATTTTTTGAGGATGGATATCAAAAACGTtaatctttattttgagaaaatgGGTGTTAGTATTTTTCCTGAAAGAGTTATTTTCCAGTTTGTCATATCAGAAtccttggaaaaattcaaaggtGATTATCATAATGTTATAGATTTGGTTGGCTACATTGCTAAGAATTTACCCATAAAATCTACCGAACAAGATGAAGCGGAAGATGAGATATTTAGATCACTACACTTGGTTAGATCATTGGGCGGATTAGAGGAAAGAGATTTTGATAGATATACAGACGGTAAATTTGACTTGTTGAAAAGCTTGATCGCCCATGATAATGAACGCAATTTTGCTGCTTCTGaacaatttgaatttgataacGCTGACCATGAAAGTAGTTCAGATTTGGAAGAGTCTTCAGATGAAGAGGGTGATAATTCAAGTGGAGGCGAAGAAGACGAGGAGAGCGATGATCGAGAGTATTATGAGGATGATGAACCGAAAATCTTGAAGGGAAAGAAATATGAGGACaaagatatcaaaaagTTGCGTAAGCAGGAAGCTAAAGACgcaaaaagggaaaagaggaaaacgAAGGTCAAGAAACATattaagaaaaagttgGTCAAGAAGACGAAATCCAAGAAATAA
- the GCY1 gene encoding glycerol 2-dehydrogenase (NADP(+)) GCY1 (similar to Saccharomyces cerevisiae YPR1 (YDR368W) and GCY1 (YOR120W); ancestral locus Anc_5.434), with amino-acid sequence MPATLQDSTRTLSLNTGAQIPQVGLGTWQSKDNDAYKSVLAALKDGYRHIDTAAIYRNEDQVGQAIRDSGVPREKIFVTTKLWCTQHHEPAKALDQSLRRLGLDYVDLYLMHWPVRLDPDYIKDGNILSVPTKQDGSRAVDITNWNFIKTWELMQELPKTGKAKAVGVSNFSINNLKDLLASKGNKLTPAANQVEIHPLLPQNELIDFCRGKGIMIEGYSPLGSTDAPLLKEPVILEIAKKNNVQPAHVVISWHAQRGYVVLPKSVNPDRVKANRKIFTLSDEDFEAINGISKAKGEKRVVHPNWSPFEAFK; translated from the coding sequence ATGCCTGCAACTCTACAAGACTCTACAAGAACCCTATCTTTGAATACCGGTGCTCAAATTCCTCAAGTAGGCTTAGGAACGTGGCAATCAAAGGACAACGATGCTTACAAGTCGGTTTTGGCAGCTTTGAAAGACGGCTATAGGCACATCGATACCGCTGCTATTTACCGTAACGAAGATCAAGTCGGCCAAGCAATAAGGGATTCAGGCGTCCCtcgagaaaaaatatttgttaCCACAAAGTTATGGTGTACGCAACACCACGAACCTGCGAAGGCCCTGGATCAATCCCTGAGAAGATTAGGATTGGATTACGTGGACTTGTATTTGATGCATTGGCCAGTCCGTTTGGACCCAGATTATATCAAAGATGGAAACATCTTGAGCGTGCCAACAAAGCAAGACGGTTCTCGTGCAGTAGATATCACCAACTGGAATTTCATCAAGACCTGGGAATTAATGCAAGAATTACCAAAAACCGGTAAAGCCAAGGCGGTTGGTGTGTCCAACTTTTCTATAAACAACTTGAAAGATTTGCTAGCATCGAAGGGTAACAAGCTTACGCCAGCTGCTAATCAAGTGGAAATACACCCATTGCTACCTCAAAATGAACTGATCGACTTTTGCAGAGGTAAAGGAATCATGATTGAAGGTTATTCCCCATTGGGTAGCACCGATGCCCCACTATTGAAAGAACCAGTGATCCTGGAAAttgccaagaaaaacaacgtCCAACCTGCCCACGTTGTCATTAGCTGGCATGCTCAAAGGGGCTATGTTGTTTTGCCCAAATCTGTCAATCCTGATAGAGTCAAAGCGAACaggaaaatattcaccCTATCCGACGAGGACTTCGAGGCTATTAACGGTATATCAAAGGCAAAAGGGGAGAAAAGAGTTGTTCATCCAAACTGGTCTCCTTTCGAAGCATTCAAATGA
- the PFY1 gene encoding profilin (similar to Saccharomyces cerevisiae PFY1 (YOR122C); ancestral locus Anc_5.439) — protein MSWQAYTDNLIGTGKVDKAVIYSRAGDAIWATSGGLSLQPNEISEVVQGFDNPAGLQSNGLHIQGQKFMLLRADDRSIYGRHDAEGVICVRTKQTVIISHYPPTVQAGEATKIVEQLADYLIGVQY, from the exons ATGTCTTGGCAAG CATACACTGATAACTTGATAGGAACCGGTAAAGTCGATAAGGCTGTCATTTACTCTAGAGCAGGTGACGCTATTTGGGCTACTTCCGGTGGCTTGTCTTTACAACCAAACGAAATCAGTGAAGTTGTTCAAGGCTTTGACAACCCAGCTGGTCTACAAAGCAATGGTTTGCACATTCAAGGCCAAAAGTTCATGTTGTTGAGAGCTGATGATAGAAGCATCTATGGTAGACATGATGCTGAAGGTGTTATTTGTGTGAGAACCAAGCAAACCGTTATTATTTCTCATTACCCACCAACTGTACAAGCCGGTGAAGCTACTAAGATCGTCGAACAGTTGGCTGATTACTTGATTGGCGTTCAGTACTGA